CAGATCCTCGGCGGGGATGGTGGCGCCCTTGGCGGCGATGATCGTGGCCGCGCCCGCGTCGAAGACCTGCAGGATGTCGGGCTGCTCGCCCGAGCGGAAGGCGGCGATGCCCGCGGCCAGCGCCTCTTCATAGGTGCCTTTCGAGAGCGGCGTCAGATGGCAGGCGGTCTGCGCATCGTTGAACTTCTGCGCGACTTCGTTGATCACCTCGCCATTACGCCCGCCCATGCCGTGCCACCAGGTGATGTCGGTCTGGGCCAGGGCCGTGGTCGCGCCAAGCGCGGTCAGCATGGTGACGAAAGAAGCGGTTCTGAGCATGGTGCCCTCCGGTTGCAAGGTTGCGCGGACCCTGCCTGTTGCGGGTGACATTTTGTTAACCACCGCGTTACAGCCGTGCAAAATCACCGCCGGACGCGCTGGGCCTGGGCGGGCGGCGGGGCGGTGACGGCCGCGCTGACGGTCCGGGACAGTGCCTCGTCGCAGATGACGCTCTTCATCATGCGGGTTTCGACGAGGATCTTTCTGCCGGTCATCCTGGCCTGCACCTCCCGGGTCTGCAAGGTGCCTTGGGGCGGCTGCGCCCCGGGAGGCAGGCGGACCGGCGCCGCGACGGAGAGGTCCGAACGCGGGGGGCGCCTCGGGGCGATTTCGCCGCGCGGCCGCGCGGCGATCCGCCGGGGGCTCCGCCCCCGGACCCCCGGCGTATTTGGGCCAAGAAAAAACGGGGGCCGGGGATCAGTCCTCGAAATCGATCATGCCGCCCAGGTCTTCGCCCGCCGCCTTGCGGGCGGCGAGTTTGCGCGCCAGCGTCCGGCGATGCATGCCGAGACGGCGCGCGGTTTCCGAGACGTTGAAGCCGGTCTCGGCCAGGGTGCGCTGGATCAGCTCCCATTCCTGCGCCTTCACGCCGACCTGCGGCGTCTCGATTTCCGGCATCGCCATGCCCGCCCGGTGCGCGAAGGCGGCCTCGATCTCGCGCACCGTCGCCGGTTTCGCCAGATATTGCGTGGCGCCAAGCTTGATCGCCTCGACCGCCGTCGCCACCGCGGCAAAGCCCGTCAGCACCACGATCGCGGGCGGCGGATCCAGCGCGGCCAGCGCCTTGACGACGCCCAGCCCCGAGCCCTCGGCCAGTTTCAGATCGACGATGGCATGGCTTGGCCGCAGCCGCCGGGCAAGGGTGATCGCCATCTCCTCGCGCGGGGCGGTATGGACGGCATGGCCGCGCCGGGCGAAGGCGCTGGCAAGGGTTTCGGCCAGATGCGGGTCGTCTTCGACGATCAGAAGGCAGCGGGGGTCAGTCATGCGGCGTCTCGTCGGTCAGGGGGGGATCGAGCAGCGGAAAGGCGATCTGCACCTCGGCGCCGGTGGGGGTGTTGCGCAGCTCCATCCGCCCGCCCAGACGGTCGATCGCATTGCGCGCCAGAAACAGCCCGAGGCCGCGCCCCGGCGCCCCGGACCCGGTCACGAAAGGCGCGGCCGGGCCGGTCAGGACGAAATCGGGAAAGCCCGGGCCGCGGTCGGTCAGGCTCAGGATCATCTGCCCGCCCCGGCCCAAGAGCTCGGCCGCGACCGTGCCCGGGGCGGCGCTTTCGGCATTGTCGAGCAGGTTGATCAGCGCCGCTTCCAGCACCGGGGCCGAGAGCATCCGCGCCCCGCGCAGGCTGGCGCCGGCCACCACCGGCACCCGCGACCGGCCCCGCGCGCCGCTCCAGAGCGCCAGGATGCGCCGGATTTCGGCTTCGGCGGGCACGGCGGCGGCGGCTTCCAGACGTTCCCGCCCCGCCGCCCGCAAGGTGCGCGACACGATCGCCCGGCAGCGGTGCAGCTGCGCGATCATCCGGTCCAGCTCGGCTTTCGCCGCCGGGCCCTCGGGCGGGCCGACCTCGGCCCAGTCGTCGAGCGTGACCGCAAGCGTGGTCAGCGGCGTGCCCAGCTCATGCGCCATCCCCGAGGCCAGAAGGCCAAGCCCCGCCAGCTGATCGGCCTCGGCCTTGGCCTTGCGCAGGGCCTCGATCGCGCGGGCGCGGGCGGCGGCGGCCAGCCGCAGCCGCAGCACGAACCAGGCCATCAGCGTCGAGGTCAGCACGAAGGCGGGCACAAGGGCGCTGCCCGGCCCGCCCGCGGGCGCGGGCACCAGCGTCACCAGCGCCCAGACCGACAGGTTCGACACCAGATAGATCGGCAGCGCCGCCGCCGGGGCGCAAAGCGACAGCGCCAGCAGCAGCGGCACCAGAAGCAGCACCACGAAGGGATTGGCCGCCCCGCCCGAAAGCGCCAGAAGCGCCGCCAGCGACAGCGTGTCGATGCCCAGTTGCGCCGCCAGCACGGCATCGGGCGGGCGCCGGTCGCGGCGCAGCGACGCCGCGATGATCAGGTTGAACCCCACCAGCCCGGCGATGATCAGCGCCATCCGCTCCAGCGGCAGCGGCAGGCCCAGAACGCGGGCGGCAAAAAGCGTCGCGAGGATCTGCGCCCCGATCGCCATCCAGCGGATCTGCACCAGCAGCAGGCCGGTTTCGCGCAGCGAGCGGTGCTCGGTTTCCTGGTCTTCGGCGCTCGGCATCGGTCCGTTCGGGGCAGGGGGCGGCTGGGGGGGCTCTGGCAACCTGCCCGTTTCGCCGGTCCGGGGCAACCGGCAAGGCCGCGGAGCGGCGGCGGTCGGGCGCTTTTTGCCCGGGCGGTGAAAAAATGTCGCAGTTTCATTTGCCGTCTTGACCAAGGTCAAGTTAGCTTGGGTGCGGATCTTCTAGTCAGGGCCGCAATGCGCCTGAACCTGCCCCTCCTTGCCCGTCTGCGCCGCGGTTTCGCGGTTGGCCCGGGCTTTGTGCCCGCCCTCGTGTCGGGCCTGCTGGTGGTGGCGCTGCTTCTGTCCGGGGCGGTGCCGCAGGGGATGATGCGGGTTGCCGACGCCTACGGGCAGCGGCTGGTCCTGTGCACGCTTGATGGCCCGCATGACATCTGGATGCGGCCCGACGGCAGCTTGCAGGACCGCGCCCCCGCACCCGGGCAAAACCGCGACACCGGCAAATGCCTGCCGGTGGTGCTGGCGCTTGCGGCGGTGCAGCCCGATCTGGGCGATCTGCATCGCCGGGTCGATTTCGCCCGCTTCCGCCCGGTGCTGCGGGCCGCCGCGCGGATCCGCCCGCCGCTGCGCCTCGCGCCAGAGCCGCGCGCGCCCCCGTCCGGTCTCCGTCTCTCCTGACCCTCGCAAGGCCCGGCCCCCGGCGCCTGCGCTTTCCTGCGACCGGCGCCCCGGCGTACCGGTCCCCCATTCCCGGAGACAGAGATGAAACTTGCCTCTTTTGCGGTTCTGGCCGCGCTTTTGCTGGGCCCTGCCGCGATCCCCGGCCCCGCCCGCGCCCATGACATGATCACCGATCTGGACGGCCGGACGGTGATGATCCACGCCGTGCCCAAACGCGTCGCGCTGGGGTTTTACTACGAAGACTATCTGGCCGTGACCGGCCCCGAAGGCGCCGCAAAGATCGTGTCGCTGTCGCGCGCGCCCTGGGCCGACTGGCGGCCGCAGCAATGGGCCGCCTATGTGAAGGTCTTTCCGGCGCTCGAGACGCTGCCCGATTTCGGCAATGCCGATGACAACAGCTTTTCGGTCGAGGCGCTGATCGCCTCGAAGCCCGAGGTGGCGCTGCTCTCGACCTGGCAGACCGCGGCGATCGGCGCGGCGGGGGTGAAGCAGATCGAGGATGCGGGCATCACCCTTGTCGCCCTTGATTACAACGCGCAGACGCTGGAACGGCACCTGCTCTCGACCCGCATCCTCGGGGCGGTGATGGGGCAGCCCGAACGGGCAGAGCAGCTGGCCGGGATCTATGCGGCAAAGACGCAAGACACGCTGGCGCGGATCGCCAAGGCCGGGCCCTCGCATCGCAAGGTCTATGTCGAACTGGCGCAAAAAGGCCCCGACGAGATCGGCAACACCTATGGCAAGGGCATGTGGGCGGCGGTGATCGACCTGGTCGGCGGCGACAATATCGCCAAGGGGCAGATCGAGAACTGGGGGCCGCTTTCGCCGGAATATGTGCTGGCCAGCCAGCCTGACGTGATCCTGCTGGCCGGGTCGGAATGGAAGAACAAGCCGCAGGCGGTGATCCTGGGCTTTGGCGCGACCGAGGCGGCGGCGCAGCCGAAGATGGCGGCCTATGCGACGCGGCCCGGCTGGGCCGATCTGCCGGCGGTGAAACAGCGCGAGGTCTACGGGATCTATCACGGCGGCAACCGCACGCTGTCGGATTTCGTCTATGTCCGCACCGTCGCCAAGGCGCTTTATCCCGAGGCCTTCGCCGATGTCGATCCGGCGGCAGAGCTGCGCGCCTATTATCAGGCCTGGCTGCCGGTGGTCCCCGAGGGCGTCTTCGTGACGAAACTGCAATGACCGCGATGCCCGTTCCCGTCCTTGCACGATGGCGGGCGCGGGCGGCACGGCAGGGGGGGGCGGTGCTGACCGCCGCCCTCGTGCTGGCCGCCCTTGCGCTGGCCGATCTGGTCACCGGCCCCTCGGGGATGTCGCCCGGCGCGGTCTGGCAGGCGGCGCTGGCGGGCCCCGAGGGGCTTGACCGCGCCGCCGCGACGATCTTCTGGCAGATCCGGCTGCCGCAGCTGGTGATGGGCGGGATCGTCGGCGCCTCGCTGGGTCTGGCGGGGCTCTTGATGCAGACGATCCTGGCCAATCCGCTGGCCTCGCCCTTCACGCTGGGGTTTTCGGCCGCCGCGGGCTTTGGCGCGGCGCTGGCGATCCTTTTCGGTTCGGTCGTCGCCCTGCCGCTGCCGGGCTGGCTGATCACCCCGGCCGCCGCCTTTGCCGCGACGCTGGCCGCCACCGCGCTGGTCTGGCTGGTGGCGCGGGCGAAAGGCACGGCACCGGAAATCCTGGTTCTGGCCGGGATCGCGGTGATGTTCTTCTTTCAGTCGCTGCAATCGCTGATGCAGTTCATGGCCTCGCCCGAGGTGCTGCAGCAGATCGTGTTCTGGCTGTTCGGATCGCTGCTGAAGGCCAGCTGAAATTCGGTCGCGGTGTCGGGGGCGATCCTGATGCTGTGCCTGCCGCTTGTCGCGCGCGATCTGTGGGCGCTGACCGCGCTGCGGCTGGGCGAGGCGAATGCCGCCTCGCTGGGTCTGGATGTCGCGGCGCTGCGCCGCCGGGCCTTCCTGATCACCGCGCTGCTGACGGCGGGGGCGGTCAGCTTCACCGGCACCATCGGCTTTGTCGGCCTGATCGCGCCGCATCTGGCGCGGGCGCTGGTGGGAGAGGACCACCGCTGGGCCGCGCCGATGGCGGCGATCGCGGGGGCGCTGATCCTGATTGCCGCCTCGGTGACCGGCAAGATCCTGTCGCAGGGCGCGGCGATCCCGGTGGGCATCGTCACCGCGGTGGCGGGGATTCCGATGCTGATGGTGGTGATCTTGCGCCACCGCACCGTTTAGGGGAATGCCATGCTGACACTTGATCTGCCCGCCCTGTCCCGCGGCGCGACGCCGGTTCTGGCGCCCTGCCGTCTGACGCTGGCCGCGGGCGAGGTGCTGGCCCTGGTCGGTCCGAATGGCGCGGGAAAGACCACGCTCTTGCAGGCGATCGCGGGGCTGGCGCCGGAACGGGTGCGCCGACGGCTGGGGAACGCCGATCTGGCGCGCGCGGAAATCGGCTTTCTGCCGCAGGCCTTTGCGGTGCGCGCGACGCTGACGGTGCTCGACTGCATCCTGCTGGGGCGGCGCGAGGCGCTGGGGCTGCGCGTCGCGCCGCGCCTGATCGCCGAGGCGGAGGCGCTGCTCCTGCGCCTTGGCCTGGCCGATCTGGCCGACCGGCCGATGATCGACCTGTCGGGCGGCCAACAGCAGCGGGTGCTGATCGCGCAGCGCCTGTTTCGCCGCCCGAAGCTGCTGCTGCTCGACGAGCCGACCTCGGCGCTTGATCTGCATCATCAGCTGGAGGTGATGGCGCTTTTGCGGGCCCAGGCGCAGGCGACGGGCGCGCCGGTTCTGGCGGCGCTGCACGATCTGAGCCTGGCGGCGCGCCATGCCGACCGGGTTCTGGTGCTGGCCGGGGGGCGGCTTCTGTCCGAGGGCCCGCCCGAGGCGGTGCTGACGCCGGACTGTCTGGCGCGGCACTGGCGCATCACCCCCGAGATCCTGCGCGACCGCGACGGCAAGCCGGTGATCGTGCCGCATCTGCCGTCCTGCTGACCGGGCAGGGGCGATCGGGGCAGGGGGCGATCGGGGGGGCGATCAGGGGGCGGTGCCGTCAAATCCGGGCAGCAGCCGGGCCCGGCGCAACAGCGCGGTCCTGGCCAGAACCTCGGCGGCCGGTCCCGCGGCCGCCACCTTGCCCGCCTCCAGCACCACGACATGATCGGCGATCCGCGCCACCAGATCGAGATCATGGCTGGAAAAAATCAGCGTGCGCCCCGGGTTGCGGGCGCCGAATTCGGTTTCCAGCAGCGCCGCGATGTCGTCGGTCGCCTGCGGGTCAAGCGCCGCGGTGGGCTCGTCCAGCAGCAGCACCTCGGGATCGAGGATCAGCACCGAGGCCAGCGCCACCCGCTTTTTCTCGCCGCCCGACAGCCGGTGCGGCGGACGCCCGGCCAGCGGGCCAAGGCCGAATTGCGCGATCGCCCGGGCCACGCGGGCGCGGATGCGCTCCTTTGGCCAGTGCAGCTGCAGCGGTCCGAAGGCCAGTTCGTCGAAGACCGAGGGACAGAAAAGCTGCACCTCGGGGTTCTGGAACACGAAGCCCACCCGGCGGCGAAAGGCGATGGCGGCGGCCTCGTCTGTAAACATCGCCTCGGTCAGCGGCGTGCCGAACGCCGAAATCCGCCCCGCCGCGGGGAACTGCAGCCCGTCGAGCAGCCGCAGCAGCGTGGATTTGCCCGAGCCGTTCGCCCCCAGAAGCGCCGTGCGCCGCCCCAAGGGCAGCGTCAGATCCAGGCCGTTCAGCGCGGGCACGCCCTTGTAGGCGAACTGCACGCCCTGCAATTCGAAGGCGGGGGTCATGGCCAGACACTCCCGGCCCAGACCACCCCGGCAAGGATCGCCGCCGCCAGCACCAGCGCCCCGCCGTCGCGCGGGCGAAAGCGGAAATCGTCGATCAGATGCACCTCGCCGCGCCAGCCGCGGGCGAGCATCGCCAGATGCACCTCGCTCGACAGCGCCAGCGCGCGTTCGAACAGCGCCCCGGCGATGCCGGTGGCCAGACGGCGGGCCTCGGCGGGGGAGAGCCGCCCGACCAGACGGCTGCGCCGCGCCTCGAACAGATCCAGCGCCAGATCGGCCAGCACGAAGATGTAGCGATGCGTCATGCCAAGGATCATCACCGCCGCCCGCGGCACCCCAAGGCAGCGCAGCGCCTTGAGCACCTGCGGCCAGGGCGTCGTCAGCACCAGCGCCAGAGCCAGCGTGGCCGTGGTCTCGGACCGTCCGGTCAGGAACGCCGCCGCGCGCAGTCCCTGTTCGGTGATCGCCAGACCGAAGGGCAGCGAAAGGACCGGCGTGCCGGGCACGAGGATCAGCGCGGGCAGTGCGATCATCCCGGTAAAGCCCAGAACGACGATCCAGACCTGACGGGCCAGCCGGGCAGGAGAGATCTGCGACGCCGCCGCCAGCGCGGTGGCCAGCACGAACAGCGCCAGCAGCACCAGAAGCGACCGGGTGGCCACCGCCGCCAGGATCAGCGCGAAGGCCCCGGCCACCTTGGCGCGCGGGTCAAGGCCCTGCAGCAGGCCCGGGCGCTGCGCCAGACCGGCGGCCTCCTCGGCGTGCTGCATGAGGCCGCGAACCCCCGCGCCAAGGCGCCCGATCCGGTCGGGCGCAGGCGCGCGGGCATGGACGACAGAAGGGTCGGTCATGCGCCGGGGCTCAGCCCGCGCGCCGGGTCAGTGCCCGCAGACCCGCGCTCAGCCCGATCCCGGCCACGATCAGCGCCACGCCCAGCAGCGCCGACAGCACATAGCCAAGCGGCGCGTTCTGCACGAAGGCGGGGGCGTAATCGGGCAGCGGCGCCGACCAGAGCTCGGCAAGCCGCGCGAACCCGCCCGGCAGCCCCGCCGGAGGGGCGACCCCGCCCGAGGCCCCGGCCATCGCGGCCCGGCCCGCCTCGGAGGTGAAATCCTCTGCGCCCCATTCGCCCCAGGCCGTGCCCGCGGCGATCAGCCCGAGCGGGCAGAGCACGACAAGCGCGCCGATCCCCGCCCAGAGCCGCAGGTGGCGCTCCGGCGCGGCGGGGGCCCGCCGCGGCGCCAGCAGCTCGGGGTTGCTGCGCTGCAGCCAGGCGACAAGCCCGGCGGTGACGATGAACTCGGCCGCGCCGGCGATCGTCAGATGGGTCAGCGCCATGGCGGGCACCGCGACCGACAGCGGATAGGGCGCATAAAGCGGGGCCCCGGCGGCATCGTGGAAAAACAGCGGCTGGACGCCGAATTCGACCGCCGCCAGCAGCGCCGCGGCGTTCAGCCCCGCATAGCTCGCCAGCCCGGCCATGATCACCCGCCGCCGCGACCCGATCGCCGCCCCCCGCGTGCCAAGCGCATAGACCGCCGCGGCGACCATCGGCCCGACCACCGCCATGTTCAGGCAATTGGCGCCAAAGGCGGTGATGCCGCCATCGCCAAAGAAGATCGCCTGGATCAGCAGCGCCACCGAGATCGCCGGCACCGCCGCCCAGGGGCCGAGAAGCACCGCCGCGATGCCGATCCCCGCCGCATGGGCCGTCGTGCCGCCCGGAATCGGCAGGTTGAACATCATGATCACGAAGCTGAACGCCGCGACCAGCGCAACCAGCGGCAGATGCTGCCCGTTCAGGTCGCGGTCCAGCTTGCGCATCGACACATACCAGAACGGAACCGTGGCCGCGAAGGTGACGGCACAGGTCACCGGGCTCAGATAGCCGTCGGGAATATGCATCGCGGGATCCTCGGGTGGGGGTATGATTTTCAGATCATTTCGTCATATTCTTCTCCTGTCAAGAAATTCGACGCCGCCCGCCGCGCCCGGCGGTCAGACCTGTGCCTGATCCTTCAGATGGATCTCGGCGATGGCCACGCCAAGCGAGCCCCAGCAGGACAGGAAGCTCAGCACGCCAAGGACCGCCGCCGGGATCATGTAGGTGCTCTTGTTCAGGGCCGGGATCGCCAGGAACCGCAGCGCCTGGCCGGGAACAAGGTTCAGAATGCCCCGGCTGAACGCCAGCTTGTTGCGCGTCGTCTGCTCCTGATTGGCGAAATGCACCGAGAGCATGATCAGATAGGCCACCCCCCAGGCGGTCTGGGTCAGCTCGCCGGTGGTGATCTTCGCCTCGCCGGTGATCCATTTCTGATAGTGCAGCGCGATCCCGCGCCCCGGACCGCACAGCACCTGGCAGATCCAGATCGTCACGCCGAATCCCGGATCGCCGGGCTGGCAGTTCGGCGCCCCGGCCAGCGGCGACAGCGCCCAGGGCATGGTGAAAAGCGTCGACAGGAACCCCGCCGCGATGGGCACGATCCCGGCCTCGCCCAGCCCCTTGCCGGTGGCATTCGCCATCGCCGAACTGGGATCGAGCAGCGAGCGGAACGCCATCACGACGCAATAGCCGGTCAGGAAATTCTCGCGCCATTCCGGCGTCCAGCCGTTCGCCTCGGCCGCGGTCAGCGCCTTGGCCCGGCTCATCCCCAGCCGGTCTTTCAGCATCTCGACGGTGAAGCTCGCCTTGAAGACGGCCAGCTGTTCCGCCGTCCAGGGCGTCCGGCCCAGGACAAGCTTGCTGGTGATTGTCATCGGAATCGCCGCGATCCAGGCCACGACATCGATCGGCGTCAGCGTCAGCCGGTCGCCGGTGAACAGCTTGTAAAGCTGCGACAGGATCGGGATTTCCCATTCCTGAAACAGCGCCAGCTTGACCAGCCGGATCAGATCCTCGACCAGATCGAACAGCGTCAGCACGATGCCCTCGGCCGCATCAAGCGCGAACAGCGCCGCCGCCTCCAGCGCCTTCACCAGACCGCTCAGCAACAGCTGCGCCGCCCGGCCGGGTTCGTTGCCGATGTTGTTGAAATAGCCGAAGGCCTCGTCAAGCGCCTGCTTGCCGTCGCCGAACTGGAAATTGTCCGAAAAGGACTTCATCCGCCCGAACAGATCCTGCAACGGATCGGAGAGCGCGGTGGTGGCGCGCAGGATCGCGGCGCCATCCGCCTTGACCGTCAGCTTGCTCTCGTTCTCGCGGAAGGCATTGAGAAAGATGTTGTGATCGGAGGCATGCTGTTCCTCTTCGCTCGGCTCCTCCTGTTCGAAATAGGCGCCCATCGTCGGATCGCCCTCGCGGTTCAGGGTCAGGATCAGATTGTTGACGATGCCGTCCAGCCCGGCCTTGAGAAACTCGAACCCCTCCTCGACCCGGCCGCGCAGCGCATGGACGGCATCGGCGGTGAAATCGAGCGTCACCCCGACACAATGCTTGATCCCCTCGGCCGTGCGTCCGAAGTCCTTGAAATCGAACAGGAAGGCCAGCCACTGAAAGAGCTGCTCCAGCTTCACCTTGAGCCAGTTCCACACCCCTTCGATGAAATCGAGCGCCTGCTGGGCGAATTTGATCACCGCCTGAAAGACCTGGCCCGCGATCTTGAACAGCACATTCGCGATGCCGTCGACGATCGTCACGACGATCTTTTCCAGCCCGTTGATCAGCCATTCGACACCGTCGCGGATGCCGCGCCAGACCGAGCCCCAGTCGATGCCGAGGAACGACCCCCCGGCGTCCAGCTGCGGCGCATGGGCGGCGCGGAAGGCGGCGATGTCGCTGCTGTCCAGGCTGCGATAGACCGGCACGCCGGAGCCGAAATCGATTTCCCAGGACACGGTGCCAAGCGACCGGAAATCCGCCTGCAGGCTGTGGCGCAGCGCATGGGGGGTGGCGAACTTGTACTGGATCGCCCGCGCGGTTTCATCGGCCTGCGCGATCCGCATCGATTGCCGGGTGACCTCGGCGATGCTTTCGGCCACCTGCTCGCGGTCCTTGGTGTCGGCGGGCAGCAGCAGCGCCCCGGCGCTGTCGGTGGCGGTCAGCACGTCGTCCTTCGTGGTCTGCGCCATCTTCGCCTGCAGCTGCCCATTCGGCTGCACGACGATCGGCTGGCCCGCGCCGGTGACGGGTGTCGAAATCAGCAGCGTCGCCCCCGCCAGCGCATTGGCGCGCTGCAAGATCACCACCTTGCCCGTCGCGTCGGTGCGGAAGCTGACCGGATCGACAAGGCTGGAGCGATAGGCCTCGCCGTTCACCCAAAGCGTGCAGAGAAAGGCCGCGTTGATGCTGACGGGCGCGTCGTAAAGCGGCGCCCCCTCGGCATCGACGACGAAGATCTCGGTCGAATGGGTGGGCACCGAGACCAGCTTGTCCTCGGCCTTGGGCAGATCGAGCACCTCGGAGAACCATTGTTCGGTGTCGGGGGCCTGCCAGAACCGGAAGATCTGGTTGTCCTCGGTCACCGAATAGGCTTCGGAATAGCCGTTCGCATTGCGTCCGACGGCGACGATGCGGTTTTCCATGGCGCGGGCGAGCGGAAAGATCACCCGCCAGCCCTGCAGCTTGCCCGCGCTGTTGGTGACCTGGCGCGTATAGCTCAGATCGCCCGCCTCATTGAGCACGAAGACCTCGATCAGCCCGTCGCGGCGCAGGTTCGCCGTCAGCCGGCCCAGCCGCCCGCTCTGGCCCGGATCGACCTGCACCCAATCGTCGAACTGGATCCCCGAGGTCGACCGCTTGCGCTGCTTCTTCACCCACAAAAGGCCGGTGTCGCGCTCGACCGCCAGGATGTTCAGCAGATTTTCGGCATCGGCGATCGCGGCGATATGCGAGGCCTTCTTGTTGAGCTTGCGCATGTGCGAGGTGCGGAAACTGTCTTCGGCAAACAGCACCTCGTCATCCATGCCGATCGCGAAGATCGCCGATTGCACCGGGTTGTTGGCGGCCATGGCGATCTCCTTGACCACCGCCTCCTTGCCGTCCGGCCCGATCACCGGCGCCCAGACCGGCCCGCCCCATTTGTCGTTCAGCGGGTCGTAGTAATTCGTGCACAGCCGCCCGTCGGACAGCCGCACGTTGATGTAGATCCGCCCGGTCACGCCGCGCACGCCCAGAAAGGTGCGGATCACCTCGTCCTGCGGGCCGGTGTTGCGCTGCCCGTAGCCGCCGGATTGAAAGGTGGCCAGCGTCAGCTTGCTCTCGCTGTTGAGCCCGAAGATCGAGGGCGTGTCGGACCGCCCGCCCGCGGCGTCGAAGAAGTAAAGCTGGCTGGCGCGGATCCCCAGATCGGCTTCCTCATAGGGGGCGAGCGTCGCATCGGTGCGCCGATAGCGATAGACCCGGCCGGTGGTGCCGACGCTGTAGATGTCAAGCATCCCGGCGGTGTTCAGATAGGTCTGGATCTCGGTGCCCGAGGAAACCGGCTGCAGCGGCAGGAAGGTTTCCATGTAATTCGTGCTGACCCGCAGCGCCGGGGTGGCCCCGACCGGGGCGGCGTCAAGCGCGGCCGAGGAAAAGAACGTCATGCTGGTCTCCCTTGTTTGAAAGCGCAGGCGTCTGTTTGAAAAACGCGGGCGTCTGTTTGAAAGCGCAGGCGTCGGAATGGGGCAGGCGGGGCGCGGGGGTGGTGCGGCGGGCGCGTTGCAGCACCGGCGCGCGCCAGACCGGCCGTCCGTGGTCGTTGCAGTAAAGCGGCTTGTCGAGCGCAAGCGCCCGGCTGCCCAGCACCGGCGCCAGCCAGGCCAGAACCGGCTCCAGCACGGGGCCAAGCGTCCCGTCGTCCAGCGCGGCGGCGCGGCGGACGGCGAACCAAAGCTCCGTCACATCGGCATAATAGGGCGCCAGCCGCCGCGCGAAGCGGGCCGGATCAAAGCCGCCCGCGGCGGCGGCGGCCAGCGAGGCGGCGGCGCCCTGCGCCACCGGATGCGCGGCCAGACCCAGACGGCAGGCCAGCGCCAGCACATTGGCATTCACCGCCAGATCGACCGGATTGTCGCGGCCGCGCTCGATCAGCCAGGTCCGCACCGCGCCGCGGCGCACCCAGGGCGGGGCCGCGCCCGGCACCATCAGGCAGGCAGCAGGGGCGATCCCGGCGTCAAAGGCCGCCCGCGCCGGATCGGTGCCGCGCCGCCCGCCGTGCAGCAGCGCCAGCCAGGCCAGCGCGGTGTCATCGGCATCGGGCGGCAGGCCGCGCACCAGCATCGGCCCGCGGCCCCGCGGCGGATAAAAGGCGAAAGCGCCCGGAAGCCGCGGATCCTCGCAGCTTTCGATGAAATCGAGCGCGCGGTCGAGCGCCGGGCGATGCGCCACCGGGTCAAGGCACAAGGCCACGCTGGCGGTGACGAAACAGGTCTCGTCCTCCATCCCCGCCACCTCTGACGGGAAGGCGCCGGTCGCCGTCTGGCGGCTCAGGACCGCGCGCATGATCGCCACGCTTCGCAGCGCGTCGCGCAGGTGACCGAAAGCGCCAGCCCCGACCGGCCCAGCGTCAGCCCGACCAGCCCGTGCCAGGGGATGCCGCCCGCGACCGGGGCGCTCAGCGCGCAGTAGCGCGGCATCGCCCAGCCGCGGCGCTGACCGAAGGCCAGAAGGCTTTCCCGCGCCCGGGCCGCGGGACCGAGCAGCGCATCGCAATGCACATACCAGGTCAGCGCCTCGGCGGTGCCGTCCTCGCCCCAGGACAGGCTCAGCCCCTGATCCTGGGTCGGCAGCAGCGGGCGCAGGCTTTGATCGCGCAGATCGGTGAGCAGCTGCAGGGCCTCGCGCGCGCG
This DNA window, taken from Rhodobacter capsulatus SB 1003, encodes the following:
- the cbiM gene encoding cobalt transporter CbiM gives rise to the protein MHIPDGYLSPVTCAVTFAATVPFWYVSMRKLDRDLNGQHLPLVALVAAFSFVIMMFNLPIPGGTTAHAAGIGIAAVLLGPWAAVPAISVALLIQAIFFGDGGITAFGANCLNMAVVGPMVAAAVYALGTRGAAIGSRRRVIMAGLASYAGLNAAALLAAVEFGVQPLFFHDAAGAPLYAPYPLSVAVPAMALTHLTIAGAAEFIVTAGLVAWLQRSNPELLAPRRAPAAPERHLRLWAGIGALVVLCPLGLIAAGTAWGEWGAEDFTSEAGRAAMAGASGGVAPPAGLPGGFARLAELWSAPLPDYAPAFVQNAPLGYVLSALLGVALIVAGIGLSAGLRALTRRAG
- a CDS encoding prenyltransferase/squalene oxidase repeat-containing protein, which produces MRAVLSRQTATGAFPSEVAGMEDETCFVTASVALCLDPVAHRPALDRALDFIESCEDPRLPGAFAFYPPRGRGPMLVRGLPPDADDTALAWLALLHGGRRGTDPARAAFDAGIAPAACLMVPGAAPPWVRRGAVRTWLIERGRDNPVDLAVNANVLALACRLGLAAHPVAQGAAASLAAAAAGGFDPARFARRLAPYYADVTELWFAVRRAAALDDGTLGPVLEPVLAWLAPVLGSRALALDKPLYCNDHGRPVWRAPVLQRARRTTPAPRLPHSDACAFKQTPAFFKQTPALSNKGDQHDVLFLGRA